Below is a genomic region from Scyliorhinus canicula chromosome 5, sScyCan1.1, whole genome shotgun sequence.
GGGAGTTGGATTATTGTCTGAAAATGAGGAATGTGCAAAGGCGTGGGGAGAAGTAGAGGGAGTGGCAttgggtgaattgctcattcCCAGAAGCATCAGAGACAGGCGGAGCCTGGTGTTAGATTACAGAGATGTAATATGTATATTACTCATTTATCTTGCCGAATTGTATTTAatttgatgataaacagtcaTAGATTTCCAGTtcaaatgatcactagatggcagcactaacaGGAAATATATAAGGAGTTTCCCACTTTTTCCTAGTTTTAATATTAGTGTTATTTTGTTATCAGTtattgatgacaaattatttattgtgaaacaaaataatatacttgtgagttcttttactttaatactttgactagtaatagaattaactaagattagattaaattaacaattaatataatacactacactctgagctggtcaTCTCTACCTCTAGCTGcactacacacacactaacaccaggaaagagcgggaaactccttatatagttcctgttagtgttgcaatctagtgatcatctgactgtactgcctGCTCATTAACTAATCATAtattaacacatacagagatcactatacagggctgaatggcctcctaaaaTATTGCGTGATTCTTTCAATGCTTCTGTGAAGTGTCCCGAGATGTGTTACTACATTAAAGGGGCTATAGAAATACAAGCAGCTTCATCCTGAGAGCATGCCCATCCATCTGAGATGGAAGCGGGCTCCTCAGTGTATTgcctaacccaggggtgggcaaacttttccgtgcaagggccacattcagaaattcacaattttaaagggccgcatagtatattaagtaaaataattacttcacccggttatgattctgggcgcctcatacagaacatagagcagtacagcacagaacaggcccttcggccctcgacattgtgccaagcaatgatcaccctactcaagtcaacgtatccaccctattccagtaagtaacccacagcccccccccattaaccttaaaaaaaaattaaaaattaaaaattttaaaaatatttttaaaaaatattattatttttttttaatgacttggtgggccgcataaagatctttggcgggccgcatgtgcTCAAGGCTCTGGTGTGAGTCATGAATGTACAATTCCGAGGTAATAGTGCTACACATTGATCCGCAacgtaacgtgcaggttcagtcagcaaatgcaatgttggcattcatgtcaagagggctagagtacaagaccagggatgttctTCGGAGGTTGTATAAggatctggtcagaccccatttgcagtatgtgctggccttggaaagggcccagaggaggttcacaggaatgatcccgggaatgaagagttagtcgtatgaggaacggttgaggactctggggctgtactcgttggagtttagaaggatgaggggggaccttattgaaacttgcaggatactgtgaggcctggatagagtggatgtggagaggatgtttccacttacaggaaaaactggaaccagaggacacagcctcagactaaagggacgatcctttaaaacaaagatgaggaggaatttcttcagccagagggtggtgaatctgtggaactctttgccgcagaaggctgtggaggccaaatcactgagtgtctttaagatagagatagataggttcttgattaataaggggatcagaggttatggggagaaagcaggagaatgaggatgagaaaatatcagcgatgattgaatggtggaacagacatgatgggccgagtggcctaattctgctcctatgtcttatggtcttatggtcttaactaaCACCAAACCATGCGGAAGGTCTAACTCATGTTactttctctccctctgtcaGGTCCTGTCGTGGATCCTCTTTGTTGGCACACTATCATATGTGAAAGTGATGATCGGTATCATTCTGCGCGATGAAGGTCACAGTGCCCTCGTCTGGTGTGGAGCGGTGGTGCAGCTGGGCTCCATGTTGGGTGCTCTCACCATGTTTCCCCTGGTCAGCATCTACGGCCTGTTCCACTCTAGTGACCCATGCAACACGAAGTGCTCCCTGTGACGGGCAACCCGTAGGCAGAAGGAGGGTAGAATAAAGCACAGGGATAGCGATAGCCTGCAGATTAGAAAAACCCTACAAACCATTGCTAGTGTCATGGGAGGTAATAGTGCAGATGTCTGCCGAAGCTCCTGTCTCAAGTAACTGTGTCTGGCCTTCTTCCTTCAGACTGTACTTGCAAGTCCCTGGGGAGCAGAAGAATTTCCCTGGGGTGGAGGGATTTCTTCCCGTGTTGATCCATAATTTCAGGGGTGCATtgtggcggggatgggggggtggccgggggatggggggggcggggatggggggtggccggggatgggggggggggggcaatttcctcccttcatGTCTGGAGACTCTGCAAAGGATGGTAACCAAAGTGTCCTTAGGGTTCTTAGTTTCTAGAAAAGGTTCCAATTTGTTAtagtaaaagtaaaatactgcggaggatggagatctgaaataaaaaagaaaatactgcaAAAACTCAATTTGTGTTGTTCAATTCGTAAAATGCTCCAAacgcattgtgggcgggattctctcagccctgggcagggccggagaatccccgagaCCAGGCCCCGAGACCAGGCCCCCAGACCGGGCCCCCAGACCGGGCCCCCAGACCGGGCCCTGAGACCGGGCCCCCAGACCGGGCCCTGAGACCGGGCCCCCAGACCGATCCCCAGACCGGGCCCCCAGACCGGGCCCTGAGTCCGGGCCCCCAGACCGGGCCCCCAGACCGGGCCCCGAGACCAGGCCCCGAGGCCGGGCCCCCAGACCGGGCCCCCCAGCCCGGGCCCCCCAGCCCGGGCCCCCAGCCCGGGCCCCCAGACCGGGCCCCCAGACCGGGCCCCCAGACCGGGCCCCCAGACCGGGCCCCCCAGACCGGGCCCCCCAGACCGGGCCCCCAGACCGGGCCCCCAGACCGGGCCCCCAGACCGGACCCCCAGACCGGGCCCCGAGACCGGGCCACCAGACCGGGCCCCCCAGACCGGCCCCCAGACCGGGCCCCCAGACCGGGCCCCCAGACCGGGCCCCCAGACCGGGCCCCCAGACCGGGCCCCCAGACCGGGCCCCCAGACCGGGCCCCGAGGCCGGGCCCCGAGGCCGGGCCCCCAGACCGGGCCCCCAGACCGGGCCCCCAGACCGGGCCCCCAGACCGGGCCCCCCAGACCGGGCCCCCAGACCGGGCCCCCAGACCGGGCCCCCAGACCGAGCCCCCAGACCGGGCCCCGAGACCAGGCCCCGAGGCCGGGCCCCCAGACCGGGCCCCCCAGACCGGCCCCCAGACCGGGCCCCCAGACCGGGCCCCCAGACCGGGCCCCCAGACCGGGCCCCCAGACCGGGCCCCGAGGCCGGGCCCCCAGACCGGGCCCCCAGACCGGACCCCCAGACCGGGCCCCGAGACCGGGCCCCCAGACCGGGCCCCCAGACCGGGCCCCCAGACCGGGCCCCGAGGCCGGGCCCCAGACCGGGCCCCGAGGCCGGGCCCCCAGACCGGGCCCCCAGACCGGGCCCCCAGACCGGGCCCCCCAGACCGGGCCCTGAGACCGGGCCCCCAGACCGGGCCCCCAGACCGGGCCCCCCAGACCGGGCCCCCCAGACCGGGCCCCCAGACCGGGCCCCCAGACCGGCCCCCAGACCGGGCCCCCAGACCGGGCCCCCAGACCGGGCCCCCAGACCGGGCCCCCAGACCGGGCCCCCAGACCGGGCCCCCAGACCGGGCCCCCAGACCGGGCCCCCAGACCGGGCCCCCAGACCGGGCCCCCAGACCGGGCCCCCAGACCGGGCCCCCCAGACCGGGCCCCCAGACCGGGCCCCCAGACCGGGCCCCCAGACCGAGCCCCCAGACCGGGCCCCGAGACCAGGCCCCGAGGCCGGGCCCCCAGACCGGGCCCCCCAGACCGGCCCCCAGACCGGGCCCCCAGACCGGGCCCCCAGACCGGGCCCCCAGACCGGGCCCCCAGACCGGGCCCCCAGACCGGGCCCCCAGACCGGGCCCCGAGGCCGGGCCCCCAGACCGGGCCCCCAGACCGGACCCCCAGACCGGGCCCCGAGACCGGGCCCCCAGACCGGGCCCACCGGGCCCCCCAGACCGGGCCCCCAGACTGGCCCCCCAGACCGGGCCCCCAGACCGGGCCCCCAGACCGGGCCCCGAGACCGGGCCCCCAGACCGGGCCCCCAGACCGGGCCCCCAGACCGGGCCCCGAGGCCGGGCCCCAGACCGGGCCCCGAGGCCGGGCCCCCAGACCGGGCCCCCAGACCGGGCCCCCAGACCGGGCCCCCAGACCGGGCCCCCCAGACCGGGCCCTGAGACCGGGCCCCCAGACCGGGCCCCCAGACCGGGCCCCCAGACCGGGCCCCCAGACCGGGCCCCCAGACCGGCCCCCAGACCGGGCCCCGAGGCCGGGCCCCCAGACCGGGCCCCCAGACCGGGCCCCCAGACCGGGCCCCCAGACCGGGCCCCCAGACCGGGCCCCCAGACCAGGCCCCCAGACCGGCCCCTGGAGCCCTgctccatgttgcgtcgggattggctgctggagcggtgtgaacagCTCCAGCGCCCTGCTCTCCCCCTGTCGggaccagaattagtcctgggagcggcccgttcacaccgtcgtaaaacgcgacgccgtttgcgacggcgtgaacactctgccgcgggatgggagaatcccgccctattggAGGGAAGTGAAGGAAATGGCCAACTGCACGGCCGGGGAGTGAGGGAACCAGCAGAAGGATCTTGGTGGGACTGCACCTTTCAATCAAGACGAAACTTGGAAAATATTCAGCTCATATTACCGAGCTGCACAATTTTAAAATCTGAGACTAAATTTAGGTAAACTGCACCTTTGCCTTGGATTCTGAATTCTTCCCTTCTATCATGGTGCCTTTATCTTTCCCCTGCCATTTATTAATActacaaaggggcagcacagtggttagcactgctgcctcacggctccgaggtcccgggttcgatcccagctctgggtcactgtccgtgtggagtttgcacattctccccgtgtctgcgtgggtttcgcccctacaacccaaagatgtgcagggtcggtggattggccatgctaaattgccccttaattagagaaaaaaatatatatatactacaaactagTTCATGACTCATTCTCTCAGATCCAGTTGTTAGCGGCGTCTGAACATTTTAATTAAATACTTGACAGATTTTATTTCAAACTGGCTGGCATATAAAAATACGATACAATAAAGTATCTGTGGAGAGTAAATAACACTCTATGTATTTGGAATGTTTACTGTGCCATTTGAATTGATGTCTTGTGTTTGATTTATAAAACACTTCCCCTTCTGTGGTGGTACAAAATGTTTTACTCCTCTCCACTGAACCCCATAGAATCCAGTCTTttgaatgaaaaagaaaatcgcttattgtcacaagtaggcttcaatgaagttactgtgaaaagcccctagtcgccacattctggcacctgttcgggaggctgttacgggaatcgaaccgtgctgctggcctgctttggtttgctttcaaagccagcaattagccctgtgagctaaacagccccttagctaaacagccccttgaaaGGCCAAAGACAAATGTGTGAAGGTGACAGAAAAAGactacagcacagtggttagcactgctgcctcacagtggcggggacccataagaccataagatattggagcagaattaggccactcggtccatcgagtctgctccgccattcaatcatgcctgatattttctcacccccattctcctgccttctccccataatgcctgatccccttattgatcaagaacctatctatctctgtcttaaagacactcagtgatttggcctccacagccttctgcggcaaagagttccacagattcaccaccctctggctgaagaaattcctccacatctctgttttaaaggattgtcccttttgtctgtgtcctctggttctagtttctcctacaagtggaaacatcctctccacgtccactctatccaggcctcacagtatcctgcaagtttcaataaggtcccccctcatccttctaaactccaacgagtacagacccagagtcttcaactgttcctcatacgacaagttcttcattccagggatgattcttgtgatcctcctctggaccctttctaaggccagcacatccttccttagatacggggcccaaaactgctcacaatactccaaatggggtctgtccagagcctgatacagcctcagaagtatgtAACCTAAGAAGttcatccctgttcttgtattctagccctctcgacatgaatgctaacattgcatttgccttcctaactgccgactggacctgcacgttaaccttaagagaaacgTGAAGAAAGACTACAAAGTCcacgggctcttaacttatttaacagtctcccatgcggcaccttgtcaaaggccttctggaaatctaaataaatcacgtccactggctcccctttgtctcacctccttgttacttcctcaaagaactcttgacgaagctgtgctgactcagtcctattttatcatgcacttccaagtactccatgatctcatctttaataacagactctaaaatcttaccaatgtccgaagtcaggctaaccggcctataatttcctgtcttctacctccctcccttcttaaacagcggtgttacattagccactttccagtcctctgagacccttcctgccttccagtgattcctgaaagatcaccaccaatgcctccacaatctcctcagctatctctgccccagattctcctggagctctggcatcccactgttgtcttccactgtgaagactgatgcaaaataactattcagttcctctgccatttctttgtttcctattattactcctCTTGACATATTTTctggtggtccaatgtctatttttgtctctctcttaccttttatatattgaaagaatctcttcctatcttcctttatattactagccagctagcactcgtacttcatcttctccccccttattgcctttttagttgtcctctgctcgcttttaaaggctttccaATCCTCTAATCCTCACCACTATATCtgttttttctttagcttttgtgctgtccttgacatccctcgtcagccatggatgccttgtcctcccttagcatgtttcctcctccttgggatgaatttctgttgtgcctccataataacccccaaaaacccctgccattgctgttccactgtcttccctgctaggctccttttccaatcaactctggccagctcctccctcatgtctttatagttacccttatttaattgcaataccgttacatctgactccagcttctccctctcaaactgcagggtaaattttaccatgttgtggtcactcctccctaagggttccttcaccttaagttccctaatcaagtctgcctcattacacatcactaaatccagaattgcctgttccctagtaggctttgtcacaagttgctccaaaaaaaatcttagacattccacaaattccttttcttgggatccactaccaacctgattttcccagtcgacctgcatattgaagtcccccatgattattgtaatattgccttttttgcatgccttttctatctcctgatttattttctgcctcacatcctgactactgctaggggggcctg
It encodes:
- the LOC119965711 gene encoding basic proline-rich protein-like; protein product: MGDRALRPGPQTDPQTGPPDRALSPGPQTGPPDRAPRPGPEAGPPDRAPQPGPPSPGPQPGPPDRAPRPGPQTGPPDRAPQTGPPRPGPQTGPPDRAPRPDPQTGPRDRATRPGPPDRPPDRAPRPGPQTGPPDRAPRPGPQTGPPDRAPRPGPEAGPPDRAPRPGPQTGPPDRAPQTGPPDRAPRPGPQTEPPDRAPRPGPEAGPPDRAPQTGPQTGPPDRAPRPGPQTGPPDRAPRPGPQTGPPDRTPRPGPETGPPDRAPRPGPQTGPRGRAPDRAPRPGPQTGPPDRAPRPGPPDRALRPGPQTGPPDRAPQTGPPRPGPQTGPPDRPPDRAPRPGPQTGPPDRAPRPGPQTGPPDRAPRPGPQTGPPDRAPRPGPQTGPPRPGPQTGPPDRAPRPSPQTGPRDQAPRPGPQTGPPRPAPRPGPQTGPPDRAPRPGPQTGPPDRAPRPGPEAGPPDRAPRPDPQTGPRDRAPRPGPPGPPDRAPRLAPQTGPPDRAPRPGPETGPPDRAPRPGPQTGPRGRAPDRAPRPGPQTGPPDRAPRPGPQTGPPRPGPETGPPDRAPRPGPQTGPPDRAPRPAPRPGPEAGPPDRAPRPGPQTGPPDRAPRPGPQTRPPDRPLEPCSMLRRDWLLERFILECKEIPQLSFFTVNHLKHLSISTTIISSNKCKELVDSFASKITTT